AAAATATTTATCTTCATGTCCTGAACAGTGAGTAGTCAAAAGatcattaacaaaaacaaaaaactgatgcAGTGACAGGCTGATATCCACAAAGACGTTTAAAAGACATGAAATCCaagtttaaggttttttttctcccccttgtCAATGAAACCTTGAAACTCAATCCCAaagagttgattctgttcatcgtAGCATttccagtgggagaaacgtttcatcactcatccaagtgacgtcttcagatgaacagaatcaactttttgggatttcctttcctggatgattgagcatacaTTAAGAGACTTTAAACTCATTTTGGCAaattcaaaaaaaacaaaacaaggtggTGACATTATTAGAGGCCAAACACTGCAGGAAGTTTTTACACCCAATAACTGGGGTCACATTTACGAAATTCACAACTATTTAAATGAAGCACAAGCTAAAACAATTAATGATGCCTTACATTTAGGTTTGGGGCCATTTTACAGATCCAACttcttttccccccccccctttctttctGCAAGTCGTAAGTACAGGACTGGTTCATCAACCAGCAGTCCTATATACACACCAAACTGTTCCAACAAATTTATTTGATCCAAATGAGTAGTTACATGGTATCTAATTATTTTGGCTAAACTTCAGTTAAGCCATATGACAACCAAACAGACAATGTGCTAATTTTGCTTATTTTACACCATCTGTTTAAATGAACTACAATGGTCAAGTGGTGTTCCTTTACTACAGTGCAACAGATAAATTAAACATAGAATTTAAGCTTTTCTGATAAATATTTATACGTTTCTTCCTAATGATCAGAATACAGAAAGTCATGAGACAAGCCACTTGAAGCATAACATGTCCCAATCCAAAGATGTTTCTCGGTCTTTGGAAACCAATTTTAAGAGAGTTGCTCAGAAACTTCAGGCAAATGCGTGCACACGGAGGGCCTGTACATTCAAGACTGGTCCTTTGGCATTCTTCTTAGGAAGCTGTTTTTATAGACAGCAGTCGTGGAGTAGCCAGGCTGCCATgcttactgaaaaaaaaataaagtaaataaataattgtaatTATATACTTTTTGGAAAAGTCTAAAACCCCCTGCAAACCTgtagagaaaggaaaaaaatgtttgagtacTGAAACAGTTGTTTCACAAGTTCAGCCAaggtagaaaaagaaaaaagaccatCACTGAACATACATTATGGACATGAGTGAAATTATATGACAATGTATATCTACATTATCACATTAATcttattatttgtttgttttacataaATTAGCTCAAGTGTTCTTCAAGATCCATCATCTTACCGAGAATGCTACAGTACTTCCTCTCCAACATTTGTAGCATCTTTGTCAGTATTGCCTCTTCGAGTGCTGTAATCCAGTAATGACTGGTCAACATTATTGataatacacaacaaagcaaacagaaaGCTACATGGAATGAAGAAGTCCACAGAAACCACCACATGCCTACATACCACTCATCCACAAGGACCACCCCACACAAGCAGCACCCGTGCCAGCAGCTACTCTTTCACCTCTTATAGTCAAAACAGCcaaatttgtttgatgagaTACAAAATATTACCTGTTCATTCCTGTTAGCAGAAACAAACAGGTCAATAAAACTTCATCAATAACAGcatatttggctttttttttttaagactccAATCAAAGCTAAAATAAATAGCAAATTAATATCAATGTTCCAAAACGTAATTAAATCCTTCATGCGACTAAAGAGATTACAATATACTTTGTAAACAATGCCTACATACTATTTGGGCTGTTTATATTTCTCTTATAAATACAAATAGTGATAAGATTCTGCAGGAAGAAACGATTATACCGCCACCAAATGCTCCCttgtcacatttaaaaaaataaaataaataaatatcactgAATAACAACCTCCACCGTTTTACCAGTTTATCGCAGACATTACTGATCCTAAAAGCAAATTTAACTCTAGCACCCCAATCCACGATGAATATTTGAACACAGCAAGTTCTATCCTCCACTATAGATTGTATTATATGTATGCGAATCTACCTCACTGATACCCTCAGTTTGTCAAGTCCAACACCGAAGTGTAAGACTTTGAAGTCCACAACAGGAAAGCCACCGAGTTTCATACAACGCTTCTCTGGAAATATGTCACTGGTATGGCACACACTTCCCATTGTACAGGTAAATTTAAACAATAGAAAGttttaaaaatccaaaaaattagatgCATTTCTTTTGACCATATTCACAGCCCTGAAATCTAAGAATTAGCTATGGTACATAAGCTAatgcaaatgaaacaaaatctCTGTCGTGGTATTCACAGCAGTCGCATTGCCTCAGAAAGGGACATAGCCAAGCATCAACATATGAAAAATGTTGTATGTAACAACACAATTTAAACCACTACTCACCtcattcatcattttaaaacactACATGCTTTACTACCAGCTGAAAttggctgggtttttttttttttaatttaattgtgaTTAtcaaaaatgtgattaaaacCAGCATAGGTCATTTGAGACTGAGCTAAACCCTACAGCTCTGTGTAGGAAAAATAACACTGTAGTAGAGAAATACATTATCCAGGAAGCCTTGCGAAAAGTACAAAGTTTCAACATGCAATACTCAGATTATAGAAAGCTTGGATAGAAAGAAAAGCCGGAAAATTAATGAGTAGCTGAGAAGCAAACAACACAAAGCCATTACAAGGACAAAGCTATTTCAAGGGTTAGTCAGCAAAGTTCAATAAAACATAACTTTACcgcttttttttgctgtttttgtggtaaaacacacaacaaacaacaacaatgcctCCAACGATGACGATGGCCACTTTGATGGGGCAGAGGGgaaaaattaacaaaaacaaaaaacaaagaaacatttaaaaaaaaaagcaaaagcttAGTGACTGAAAACCTATTAGATGTCAATAAGGCCACAAAGGTAATAATGACACAAGAATATAGGAGACTGTTATAATGATGATACAATTTTAGATAAAGATAATCCTGGCAAATAACTGAGTAGTATTTAACAAAAGAAGGTGGAAAACAAAATCAGACTTGTCAAATAGTCTTCAAGTGAGGAGACAGTCAATGAAATAAACCAAGGTAAAGAATTCtcgttaatttaaaaaagaaaaaaaaaagactgcattCTTCTGCAATCTTGTTATTTTCAATTTTACTGAAATGTGATCCCCTTTGGACTGTGCAGAACATACTATGAACATACTATAGTTGTTAACTCAGGTAATAAGATAATAGGTCACTAGTGTGGCATAACTACAGTTATTATAAATCACTTTAGTGCAGAACTACACTGGTTTACAAAGCCATCATCCGTTTTTTATACAAACATTTGCAGCTTGTTTAACTTTCCATCAGACAGAGGTGTGCTGCGGCTGCAGGACATCCTAGACTTAATGGTTTACCAGCATTGTGTATTGATAacattatataaataattaGTGTAACCAACAAGTTGACCCAATCACcaactgtaatttttttaatgtacagtCATTAAAAgaaaggcaaaaaacaaaaaacaaaccttaatataacatcaaagaaaaaaaaatactatattaTACTAAAATACTGCCATTTAAATACTAATTACTCATATGTTCTCAATGTgtatcataaaaatatgataagcATGCTGTAATATAAACATAATCTTTTTGGTTCACGCTCATGTTTGTACATTCACGATCTACTATAAAAGTTCAAAATTTCAAACTTACCCAAAACGCCAATAAGAACACGATTAGAACTGCCACTGCCACTTCCACTGTCCACTGGAGGtgaagcaaaggaaaaaaaaaagaaaaaaaaaaagacaaacaccaATGAAAACCAAAGGAAGAGACAGCAAAATTGCTAAACTTATACAACTGACCCCTGAGTACACTGAAAAGTCTCTTTCAATCCCTGTGAACTGCATGCTTCTGGTTTATCAAAAGCATGCTTTCCATTTgttatttgaaatttaaaaaatacattaaaaaaaaaaaaaaatctactttcAGTATATGATGAAACTGACATTGAACAAATATACACCAAAAAAAagttgaagtttttttttttttaatctattttaaCTTAATAAAATAACAATGTAGTTTAAAAAGGAAGCCAGTTTTTTGACCATGTAGAGTATTATCTGATAAAGCtaatcacataaaatatttattattaacatcTGACTTACGTGCACATTCTGGAATTCCTGGTGACCACAGACCACCTTTTCCACATGTCTGGGTACCTGATCCGGTTAGCTCGTATCCAGACGGGCAGCTGAGAGTCACCGTAGCCCCATGTCTATATGGAGGTTGAGAGCTCACAATCACCTCAGCATTTCTCTTTTTGGGATCTTCACATCCTTCTCCAGATGGAACTGTTGAAAATATAGCAGTTTATACatatttccaaaaaaaaaagacatgttcAAACAACGTTAAGATATTTAGAGCACATGGAAACTGCTGCAAAGTTTGAGAAATAAACATAATAATCTACGTCATCAgatttacatgaaaaataaaaaatcctatTAGTATGGCAAGTTTGATCACTCTTTCAAACGGTTACCATGTAACACCCAAAAATATATGTTAcgatttagttttttttaagcaatGGCACATTATGATGGTAGTATGACCTGCTGTGCTATACGTTTGGAGACagtagaacaaaaacaaacaaaaaaacaacaacattatgcGGTGGCTGAAGATGCTAAGAGTTTTCTTGAGTGACCAGGGGAACAAGAGTTATATAAAGCATGTAGGAGAACCAGATTAGGTTCAATGGTTTGGAAATAAAGCAAGCGAAGTTAAGATGGTTTGTACCAAAAAGGGATAGAGGACATCCTGGTCAAAGGATGTGGAAAACAGAGCTGCcagatggaaaaataaataaataaatttaaaaaaaaaaaaaaaaaaaaaaaaaaaaaaaaatgctgaccACAGAGGGTTTCTAGGTGTAGTGAAAGAGAACATAGAAATGATTGGTGGGAGGGAAAACAatgcaacttaaagaagtccagacgcttttctttgcaagctcctttgactacgatgacctggatgactgagaaccttcacagacacaacggaaatcatacatgattccaaacatttttttacaaataaataactgcaaagtggggtgtgtgtaattattcagccccctttggtctgagtgcagtcagttgcccatagacattgcctgatgagtgctaatgactaaatagagtgcacctgtgtgcaatctaatgtcagtacaaatacagctgctctgtgacggcctcagaggttgtctaagagaatattgggagcaacaacaccatgaagtccaaagaacacaccagacaggtcaaggataaagttattgagaaattcaaagcaggcttaggctacaaaaagatttcccaagccttgaacatcccacggagcactgttcaagcgatcattcagaaatggaaggagtatggcacaactgtaaacctgccaagacaaggccgtccacctaaactcacaggccgaacaaggagagcgctgatcagaaatgcagccaagaggcccatggtgcctttggacgagctgcagagatctacagctcaggtgggggaatctgtccataggacaactattagtcgtgcactgcacaaagttggacTTTATGgcagagtggcaagaagaaagccattgttaacagaaaaccacaagtcccgtttgcagtttgccacaagccatgtgggggacacagcaaacatgtggaagaaggtgttctggtcagatgagaccaaaatggaactttttggccaaaatgcaaaacgctatgtgtggcggaaaactaacactgcacatcactttgaacatccccactgtcaaatatggtggtggcagcatcatgctctgggggtgcttctcttcagcagggacagggaagctggtcagagctgatgggaagatggatggagccaaatacagggtaatcttggaagaaaacctctttgagtctgcaaaagacttgagattggggcggaggttcaccttccagcaggacaacgagcctaaacataaagccagggcaacaatggaatggtttaaaacaaaatatatccatgtgttagaatggcccagtcaaagtcccagatctaaatccaatcaagaatctgtggcaagatctgaaaactgctgttcacaaacgctgtccatctaatctgactgagctgttttgcaaagaagaatgggcaaggatttcagtctgtagatgtgcaaagctggtagagacataacctaaaagactggcaggtgtaattgcagcaaaaggtggttccacaaagtattgactcagggggctgattaattacgcacaccccactttgcagttatttatttgtaaaaaaaatgtttggaatcatgtatgattttcgttccacttctcacgtgtacaccactttgtattggtctttcatgtggaattccaataaaatagattcatgtttgtggctataatgtgacaaaatgtggaaaagttcaagggggctgaatacttttgcaagccactgtagaggattatgatctgctgtggcaacatataaagcaggggtgggcaatagTAGTCCCAGAACTTCATGCGCTCTTTGGGAAAAATGCACAACCTTGCTAAAAGGGAGGAAAGCTGGATATTGAGATCTTtatgagctttaaaatgaactgtACCTGTTGGTTTCTTTGGGGTAGAAGGGTTAGTAGTGGTTATGGTCGTAGTGGTTGTAGTGGTAGTAGTGGTAGTTGTTGCGGGTTTTGCTGCAGGAACAAAAAGTAAGTCAGCAGGGATGTGTAAAATCCCAACTAGAGATGCAACTATTTGATTGGAAAGGATAGGACATTGGTCTGATCCTCACTCAAAAGCCTGGAATAAATTTTGATTGCATATCTGCGACAACAAGCCAATCTATAGCCAAACTACAGTTTTGGCTGTAGTTTGGCAAACTACAGTTTAGCAATAGCCTAACAATTGACAAAGATCACTCAGTTTAAGTCTGGGTTGtttacaacagcagcagtgtgCTGATGTTCTAGGAGGACAGCTAGGTAGCTAAAACAACACAATGGAAACATGCAAGCAACCGCAGCTTTATAGATATTTCAAACTTGACATGACAAGACCTTTTGTTTCTAGGTTAGGAATAGTTTTTCTTCTAAGTGAGTTAAAAGTTCCAATGAAATCAATGCTTTCCCTGTTTGGCCTCTCAAACACATCAGATAAACTGATATGCCATTTATTATAATTACAGCCATAAATGTAAAGAGAATATGGATTAAGAATCATATATCAATAATATTTATTGGGCAGATTTTATTTCACAAAATTACGAAAGCAATGTTTAACCTGAACCGGATGTTCCCTTATAGATAAGAATGGTTCCTGGTGTTATCCCCAAAGGGACAAATACAGCTTTTTAAATAGGGTTGGGTATCGATTTCAATTTATTATAACTGCTTTGATTCTGATTCAATTTGATTCGATTAAATTTTGACTCAGTAACaaatatattataattctgatcatttatcagtacatatCCATACTTTTATATCtctgtataaaaacaaaactgacactTATGAgatttcatcagaggtgtaagcatcaaagcagatgcctttgtgttaAAGTAACagaggataaaacacaaaaatatgaaggagattttcctggccttgCACTTCATAGCAGATAAcctccttaaaaatattctgcagtagatcaaaaatggaagaaaaccatgaatcagcAGAttaacattacctgatgctgctgaattgaagcagagcaaagttacagaggttttattaaaaATACTGGTACGTGTTTTACGATTTGGCATCATTtgtaaaagtttacatttcGTCAGTATTGAAGAACAGAAATTAGGCTCTCTTGTTGGAGGtaatttttgaaaaacaaaagacagcggCCAGCAGCACTGTACACAACAGTAGACAAGTGCGTAATAAGCCAGCAAAAAACtggagaaaacagatttttgatgGGAAACTGGTCTTAAAGTACACaaggagagagagctgtgcagtaagtgtgatttttatcatggtggaagcaaaacagcaaaagtaagagagaattcatgatgatgtttttcaaacatgaaacgtcgtttggatcttcttttgctgctggttgaGTTAAGTTTTACCTGCCctcatttgttgttttaactGTTTGTCAGTTGTTGAAATaattttgtgagctttaacctgagattctggcatttctgaaaaaataaatttatatttaaaaattgatTCAGTGAATAGATATCACATTATtcaaacttaaattattttgaaaagggaaaatcttttttttttttttttaaatccaaccCTACTTTTTAATTCAAAGCTAGTATTGGACACACTTAATAGAGGGAGCACTCATCATGCTTTTACCAGTTGAGATCTGATACAGAGTAACTCTAGGTATTTGGTGAGATAggtattaggggtgcaacgatacacaaaattcacggttcggttcgatactttggtgtcgcggttcgatattttttcgatacaaaaaaaatgttcatgcctttttaatttgtcatttactaaattttcacggcacattctgcaccacatctctgtgctttcatcatttgtttgaagccagctcacctcctgcaactactgtcgagcgcagatccactgagcgctcaacacagacagcaccgtcagaaggaaagttgataaaataaatttaatattttgtattgttcgatacatatgcgtaccgaaccgaaagcactgtattgaacggttcaatatatatctcaatctttttttttttgtgtgtgtcaaacCAAACCAATGTCCCTCTGGCTCTTAATTCATATGATACCAAACAGAGCGTAAAAACAATCGAGCAAAACAGTCCGATCTTCTCAGTTCACTTTCAGCAACTTTGCACTTTGAAAGCATACAAAGAAAAGCAATTGGTGAAGCTGGCATGATATGCCTCTAAACTGCTGTGGCTTTGATTAGGTGATCATCCTTCATGCTATAATAGTTCTGCCACTAGATGCCAATTGAACCAATATCCACAAATCAGATCAGTGCATCCCTAGTAAATCATGTGGTCATTACCCAAAGCCAGGGTATCAGTTACAAACTggaaaagttgaataaaattttCCCAACAGGAACAGTTCATGCATAATATTAGCTTTATGTATGTTACtgattatttcttttaaaaaatgctgaGCAATGATCTGAAATGGAAAGAATAATCTTTCGTAAATGCTTTAATTTAATCATGtaactggatattttctttacATTATTGAAATATAATAATGCAAGAAATCAAGAGTTAGCTGCCAAAATCCATGCATTgaatgaatgaggaaaagaaagacagcaCAAGTCAGCAAGCTCCAGCTTTGAGCAGGTAACTAAAAGCTTGAATTATAACACCTTGCAACCAACATGTTTTGCTAGCATATGACGAGATTCAAAAGAAACCTCATAGGAGAGGTAAACTGCCATTCAGCATTTATCAAAAATGATCATTAGGAGGAGTTATGCTCAGAATTGCGGGTGAAGTTGCACTTAGAGCAAAGAGATGATCCGATTGAACTCAGTACATGCAAATAGATATTTTAATTTTTGACTTACGAATACACTGAGGAAGTGCAGGTGACCACTGACTATTTAGCTCACACATCACAGTCGCGGATCCAATCATTTTGTATCCAGTGTTACACTGTAATGTGACTGTAGACAAGTATCCATATGGAGGCCGAGCACCGCTACTCCACTGTCCAAACGAAATCTCTGGTTCCCCACATTCAACCTCTACAGGGAAAGAAAGACATTAGTGCAGTTGTCAAAAATGATCTTTCCATAATATGTATTAACCTAATTTATActacacaagaaaaacaaaacaaattattgaaaaaaaattcaaaacactTACTGATACATTTTGGAGGCTCAGGCTTGAATGTTCCATCATCCGAACAATCCAACTGTCTTGATCCATTACGTGTATAGCCGCTTTTACAGGTGTACACTATAACGTCTTTATAGTCATAGAGTTCTTTAATTGGAGTGAAAGTGCCATCCTGTACAACAGGTGGTGATTCACATTGTGTcactggaaaataaaaatacaaatctatcagaatgaaaacaaacagtgagCTTTTAATCAGGGGTGTGACTTGTGTTACGACAAGACAACCAACCTTCACAAACAGGCAACCTGCCCGTCCACCCTTGGCTTCCACAAGTGAGTTCTCCTCCACCAACTGGCATATGACTGATTCGAGGGGAAAAGGTTAGTTTAGAGATTTGATTTCACATGACACAGAACagcaagtttttgtttttttaagacatGGAATTGCAACATTTTAGTGATTTAATATGCTACTACTAAATTCAATCTAAAAACTAATTATCTAAACACTGTTTATTAGAGCTAGCATTGTATTTTGGGAGCATttgggagcaggctgagggtcgcagatgccaacagactcaataaactaatccgtaaggccagcaatgttgtggggatggagctggactccctcaaggtggtgtcggagaggcggatgctgtccaagataaagacaatgttggataacacctcccacccactccatgacatgctggtcagtcacaggagcacgttcagtgagagactgagattaccgaaaagcaccactgaacgacacaggaaatctttcctgcctgtggccatctccctgtacaactcatccacttaacacactgtttgctgctacagctacacatgtttcttgttcagctatttatttatgagtgacttatgtatgtatgtatgtatgtatgtatgtatgtatgtatgtatgtatgtatgtatgtgtatatatatatatatatatatatatatatatatatatatatatatatatatatatatatatatatatatatatatatatatattgtactattcttagttagtgtattgtctgtcttgtcttaatgttggtttataatggagcactgtaacaaaaaataatttcccccagggatcaataaagtattctgattctgattactaACCCGGGGTTACAAATGAGCACTGCTTTATCACCAAATTCAGACCCAGGACGATATTCAATCTGTCCATTTTCAACTTCCCCCACAGGGCCACAGTTCTTCcctgaaacaagaaaaagaaggtTATATTGGAACTTGTTTTTATAACATTATGTGTAATCTCAACAAATATAGTCTACTATTTATGTAACATGTTTATGTGCTTAAACTGGCTGTGAAATGCAGCTGCAATAAGGAATTTGAATATCAAATCAAGTTTTAATATTCACGTTGGCATTTCAACCCCAGAGAGCTCCAACTTCCAGCAGTACAAGTAATACGTGGGGACCCTCCTGCAGACTCATATCCAGTGTTACAGGCAAAAGTAACTGTGGTCCCATCTGGAAAACTAGTTAGAAGAATGTCATTGCCCTTTAAATCCATATTTTCTCCTTTAGGAGGTCTGGGACAGTTTTGAGCTGTActtgggaaaagaaaaaaagaaaaaacatacagacaaaaaagagagaacataATTTTAAGAACAGGGTAACCCAAGAAAAACACCATGCTGTGTTTACCGTGTCTCAAGCTAATCCGGACTGCACTCACCTTGAGCAGTAAATGCCAGAAAGACAAGACTGCTCAGCAGAA
This region of Maylandia zebra isolate NMK-2024a linkage group LG20, Mzebra_GT3a, whole genome shotgun sequence genomic DNA includes:
- the LOC101477396 gene encoding membrane cofactor protein isoform X4 is translated as MGITAFLLLSSLVFLAFTAQAQNCPRPPKGENMDLKGNDILLTSFPDGTTVTFACNTGYESAGGSPRITCTAGSWSSLGLKCQRKNCGPVGEVENGQIEYRPGSEFGDKAVLICNPGHMPVGGGELTCGSQGWTGRLPVCEVTQCESPPVVQDGTFTPIKELYDYKDVIVYTCKSGYTRNGSRQLDCSDDGTFKPEPPKCIKVECGEPEISFGQWSSGARPPYGYLSTVTLQCNTGYKMIGSATVMCELNSQWSPALPQCIPKPATTTTTTTTTTTTITTTNPSTPKKPTVPSGEGCEDPKKRNAEVIVSSQPPYRHGATVTLSCPSGYELTGSGTQTCGKGGLWSPGIPECALDSGSGSGSSNRVLIGVLVSMAAWLLHDCCL
- the LOC101477396 gene encoding membrane cofactor protein isoform X3 — its product is MGITAFLLLSSLVFLAFTAQAQNCPRPPKGENMDLKGNDILLTSFPDGTTVTFACNTGYESAGGSPRITCTAGSWSSLGLKCQRKNCGPVGEVENGQIEYRPGSEFGDKAVLICNPGHMPVGGGELTCGSQGWTGRLPVCEVTQCESPPVVQDGTFTPIKELYDYKDVIVYTCKSGYTRNGSRQLDCSDDGTFKPEPPKCIKVECGEPEISFGQWSSGARPPYGYLSTVTLQCNTGYKMIGSATVMCELNSQWSPALPQCILPSGEGCEDPKKRNAEVIVSSQPPYRHGATVTLSCPSGYELTGSGTQTCGKGGLWSPGIPECALDSGSGSGSSNRVLIGVLVAIVIVGGIVVVCCVFYHKNSKKKRTRRGNTDKDATNVGEEVL
- the LOC101477396 gene encoding membrane cofactor protein isoform X2 — its product is MGITAFLLLSSLVFLAFTAQAQNCPRPPKGENMDLKGNDILLTSFPDGTTVTFACNTGYESAGGSPRITCTAGSWSSLGLKCQRKNCGPVGEVENGQIEYRPGSEFGDKAVLICNPGHMPVGGGELTCGSQGWTGRLPVCEVTQCESPPVVQDGTFTPIKELYDYKDVIVYTCKSGYTRNGSRQLDCSDDGTFKPEPPKCIKVECGEPEISFGQWSSGARPPYGYLSTVTLQCNTGYKMIGSATVMCELNSQWSPALPQCIPKPATTTTTTTTTTTTITTTNPSTPKKPTVPSGEGCEDPKKRNAEVIVSSQPPYRHGATVTLSCPSGYELTGSGTQTCGKGGLWSPGIPECALDSGSGSGSSNRVLIGVLVAIVIVGGIVVVCCVFYHKNSKKKRKHGSLATPRLLSIKTAS
- the LOC101477396 gene encoding membrane cofactor protein isoform X1, translated to MGITAFLLLSSLVFLAFTAQAQNCPRPPKGENMDLKGNDILLTSFPDGTTVTFACNTGYESAGGSPRITCTAGSWSSLGLKCQRKNCGPVGEVENGQIEYRPGSEFGDKAVLICNPGHMPVGGGELTCGSQGWTGRLPVCEVTQCESPPVVQDGTFTPIKELYDYKDVIVYTCKSGYTRNGSRQLDCSDDGTFKPEPPKCIKVECGEPEISFGQWSSGARPPYGYLSTVTLQCNTGYKMIGSATVMCELNSQWSPALPQCIPKPATTTTTTTTTTTTITTTNPSTPKKPTVPSGEGCEDPKKRNAEVIVSSQPPYRHGATVTLSCPSGYELTGSGTQTCGKGGLWSPGIPECALDSGSGSGSSNRVLIGVLVAIVIVGGIVVVCCVFYHKNSKKKRTRRGNTDKDATNVGEEVL
- the LOC101477396 gene encoding C4b-binding protein alpha chain isoform X5, yielding MDLKGNDILLTSFPDGTTVTFACNTGYESAGGSPRITCTAGSWSSLGLKCQRKNCGPVGEVENGQIEYRPGSEFGDKAVLICNPGHMPVGGGELTCGSQGWTGRLPVCEVTQCESPPVVQDGTFTPIKELYDYKDVIVYTCKSGYTRNGSRQLDCSDDGTFKPEPPKCIKVECGEPEISFGQWSSGARPPYGYLSTVTLQCNTGYKMIGSATVMCELNSQWSPALPQCIPKPATTTTTTTTTTTTITTTNPSTPKKPTVPSGEGCEDPKKRNAEVIVSSQPPYRHGATVTLSCPSGYELTGSGTQTCGKGGLWSPGIPECALDSGSGSGSSNRVLIGVLVAIVIVGGIVVVCCVFYHKNSKKKRTRRGNTDKDATNVGEEVL